The proteins below come from a single Malus sylvestris chromosome 3, drMalSylv7.2, whole genome shotgun sequence genomic window:
- the LOC126614658 gene encoding elongation factor Tu, mitochondrial, with the protein MAAVALRNPSSKRILPYSSQVYLCSRGSIAAAGSPISDSAFGNDRSCSPCPWWRSMATFTRTKPHVNVGTIGHVDHGKTTLTAAITKVLAEEGKAKAVAFDEIDKAPEEKKRGITIATAHVEYETVKRHYAHVDCPGHADYVKNMITGAAQMDGGILVVSAPDGPMPQTKEHILLARQVGVPSLVCFLNKVDAVDDPELIELVEMELRELLSFYKFPGDEIPIVRGSALSALQGTNDEIGKKAILKLMESVDEYIPDPVRQLDKPFLMPIEDVFSIQGRGTVATGRVEQGTIKVGEEVEILGLHQGAPLKTVVTGVEMFKKILDHGQAGDNVGLLLRGLKREDIQRGQVIAKPGTVKTHKRFEAEIYVLTKDEGGRHTAFFSNYRPQFYLRTADITGKVELPENVKMVMPGDNVTAVFELIQPVPLEQGQRFALREGGRTVGAGVVSKVL; encoded by the exons ATGGCTGCGGTCGCTCTCAGAAACCCTAGCTCCAAGCGCATCCTCCCCTACTCCTCGCAAGTCTACTTGTGCAGCCGAGGATCGATCGCCGCCGCCGGTTCTCCAATCTCCGACTCCGCCTTCGGAAATGACCGATCTTGTAGCCCTTGTCCTTGGTGGCGATCCATGGCCACCTTCACACGCAC AAAACCTCATGTAAATGTTGGAACAATTGGACACGTAGATCATGGAAAAACGACGCTGACTGCAGCAATTACAAAG GTACTGGCAGAAGAAGGGAAAGCTAAGGCCGTGGCCTTTGACGAAATTGATAAGGCCCCTGAGGAGAAAAAGAGAGGAATTACAATTGCAACG GCTCATGTAGAATACGAGACTGTTAAGCGCCATTATGCACACGTGGACTGCCCCGGACATGCAGATTATGTCAAA AACATGATTACTGGAGCTGCCCAAATGGATGGAGGTATTCTGGTCGTATCTGCTCCTGATGGGCCTATGCCACAAACTAAGGAACACATTCTACTCGCCCGCCAA GTTGGCGTGCCATCACTTGTTTGTTTTCTCAATAAAGTTGATGCTGTTGATGATCCAGAGTTGATAGAGCTGGTTGAAATGGAGCTCCGTG AGCTTCTTAGCTTCTACAAGTTCCCTGGGGATGAAATCCCTATCGTCCGGGGTTCGGCTCTATCAGCTTTACAAGGCACAAATGATGAGATTGGCAAAAAAGCAATCTTAAAATTAATGGAATCTGTGGATGAGTACATTCCTGACCCTGTACGCCAGCTTGACAAACCCTTCCTGATGCCAATTGAAGATGTTTTCTCAATTCAA GGTCGTGGAACTGTTGCCACTGGCCGTGTTGAACAAGGGACCATTAAAGTTGGTGAGGAAGTTGAGATTCTGGGGTTACATCAG GGTGCTCCTTTGAAAACAGTGGTGACCGGTGTTGAGATGTTCAAGAAAATCTTGGATCATGGGCAA GCTGGTGATAATGTCGGTCTTCTTCTTAGAGGTCTAAAGAGGGAAGATATCCAACGAGGACAG GTAATTGCCAAGCCAGGAACCGTGAAGACACACAAGAGGTTTGAAGCAGAGATATACGTCCTCACAAAGGATGAAGGTGGACGCCACACTGCCTTTTTCTCAAACTACAGGCCTCAGTTTTATTTGAGGACAGCAGATATTACTGGAAAGGTAGAATTGCCCGAAAATGTTAAGATGGTTATGCCAGGAGACAACGTGACTGCAGTTTTTGAGCTGATTCAGCCGGTTCCTCTTGAACAAG GACAAAGATTTGCCTTGAGGGAGGGAGGAAGAACAGTTGGTGCAGGAGTTGTTTCCAAGGTACTTTGA
- the LOC126616735 gene encoding E3 ubiquitin-protein ligase SP1-like produces MLPWGGLSCCLSGAALYLLGRSSGRDAEILKSATRINQLKELAKLLDSEYVLPLVVAVSGRVSSETPISCEFTGLRGVVVEETAEQHFLKHNDAGSWIQDSALMLSMSKEVPWYLDDGTGRVFVVGARAATGFVLPVASEVFEESGRSLVRGTLDYLQGLKMLGVKRIERVLPTGTSMSVVGEAVKDDIGTIRIQRPQKGPFYVSPKTIDQLISNLGKWARWYKYASMGLTVFGVYLVAKHSIQYFMERKRRRELQKRVLAAAAKRSGEDSEGSNEKDDNASDGSKRDRMMPNLCVICLEQEYNAVFVPCGHMCCCTTCSLHLTSCPLCRRRIDQAVKTFRH; encoded by the exons ATGCTACCTTGGGGTGGATTGAGTTGTTGTCTGAGTGGAGCTGCTCTTTACCTTCTTGGCAGGAGCAGTGGCAG GGATGCAGAGATTCTTAAATCCGCCACTCGAATTAATCAGTTGAAGGAATTGG CAAAATTGTTGGATTCCGAATATGTATTGCCATTGGTGGTTGCGGTCTCGGGGAGAGTTAGCTCTGAAACCCCCATCAGCTGTGAGTTTACTGGTTTACGAGGCGTAGTTGTGGAGGAAACG GCAGAACAACATTTTTTGAAGCACAATGATGCTGGCTCATGGATACAGGATTCTGCTTTGATGCTTTCAATGAGTAAAGAAGTCCCCTGGTACTTG GATGATGGAACTGGTCGCGTGTTTGTGGTGGGAGCTCGAGCTGCCACAGGATTTGTATTGCCGGTTGCAAGCGAGGTATTTGAAGAGTCAGGACGATCCCTCGTACGTGGGACATTAGATTATCTCCAAGGCCTCAAG ATGCTTGGAGTCAAACGAATTGAGAGGGTACTTCCAACTGGTACTTCTATGAGTGTTGTTGGTGAG GCTGTCAAAGATGACATTGGTACAATTCGGATTCAACGACCTCAGAAAGGGCCATTTTatgtctctcccaaaaccaTTGATCAGCTTATTTCAAACCTTGGAAAATGGGCAAG GTGGTACAAATATGCATCTATGGGTTTGACCGTGTTTGGTGTTTATTTGGTTGCAAAGCATTCTATCCAATACTTCATGGAGAGAAAGCGGCGTAGGGAATTGCAGAAAAG GGTTCTTGCTGCAGCTGCTAAAAGATCTGGGGAAGATAGTGAAG GTTCAAACGAAAAAGATGACAATGCATCAGATGGAAGCAAGAGAGACCGTATGATGCCAAATTTATGTGTGATATGCCTTGAGCAGGAGTACAATGCGGTTTTTGTCCC GTGCGGTCATATGTGCTGTTGTACAACTTGCTCCTTACACCTGACCAGTTGCCCTCTCTGCCGGAGACGAATTGATCAGGCTGTGAAGACTTTCCGTCATTAA